From Lysobacter auxotrophicus, the proteins below share one genomic window:
- a CDS encoding FdhF/YdeP family oxidoreductase, whose product MSEKKSIELYVKPAGGWDALRSSWQALRDQQVVMKGAGTLLRANQPRGFDCPGCAWPDRNAHSTFEFCENGVKAVANEATSRRVTPEFFAEHTVASLEERDDHFLEAQGRLTEPMAYDATTDRYRPIAWDDAFATIAQALNALASPDEAIFYTSGRTSNEAAFLYQLFVREYGTNNLPDCSNMCHEASGVALTEQLGSGKGSVTLADFEHAQAIFIFGQNPGTNHPRMLGELRTAARRGCRIVAFNPLRERGLERFANPQSPTEMLGGGSTQLASEYYQPRIGGDLAVATALCKVVIESGAVDHAFVAAHTHGYDDFAATVRATQWAALERESGLSRADLEQAGRTYLASDATIVCWGMGITQHPRSVATIQMLGNLLLLRGNIGKAGAGPCPVRGHSNVQGDRTMGIYEQPSPAFLDRLGAAFDFTPPRAHGYDTIAAIQAMHDGRAKVFFAMGGNFAAATPDTAHTHEALRRCDLTAHVSTKLNRSHLVHGRNALILPCLGRTEIDLQAEGPQAVTVEDSMSMVHLSSGMNPPASTQLMSEPAIVAHLAAATLPNSRTPWRWLVEDYDRIRDRIAQVVDGFAGFNARVRTDGGFHLHHPARERMFPTKSGKAGFYAHALDTHDAQSDVLQLMTVRSHDQYNTTVYGKDDRYRGVHGLRRVVFISRADLQRLQLRDGEHVDIGTVWHDGTDRVVRDFRLVEYDIPPGCLAAYFPETNPLVPLDHHAERARTPASKSIPVRLRRSAA is encoded by the coding sequence ATGTCCGAAAAGAAATCCATCGAACTCTACGTGAAGCCCGCCGGCGGCTGGGACGCGCTGCGCAGTTCCTGGCAGGCGCTGCGCGACCAGCAGGTCGTGATGAAGGGCGCCGGCACGCTGCTGCGCGCCAACCAGCCGCGCGGTTTCGATTGCCCCGGCTGCGCATGGCCCGACCGCAACGCGCATTCGACCTTCGAATTCTGCGAGAACGGCGTCAAGGCCGTGGCGAACGAAGCCACGTCGCGGCGCGTCACGCCGGAATTCTTCGCCGAACACACCGTGGCGTCGCTGGAGGAACGCGACGACCATTTCCTCGAAGCGCAGGGCCGGCTGACCGAGCCGATGGCCTATGACGCGACGACCGACCGGTATCGCCCCATCGCCTGGGACGACGCATTCGCCACGATAGCGCAGGCGCTCAATGCACTGGCCTCGCCGGACGAGGCGATCTTCTACACCTCCGGGCGCACGTCGAACGAAGCGGCGTTCCTCTACCAGTTGTTCGTGCGCGAGTACGGCACCAACAACCTGCCCGACTGTTCGAACATGTGCCACGAGGCATCGGGCGTGGCGCTCACCGAACAGCTCGGCAGCGGCAAGGGCTCGGTGACGCTGGCCGATTTCGAGCACGCGCAGGCGATCTTCATCTTCGGCCAGAACCCGGGCACCAACCACCCGCGCATGCTCGGCGAACTGCGCACCGCGGCCCGGCGCGGCTGCCGCATCGTCGCGTTCAATCCCCTGCGCGAACGCGGACTGGAGCGTTTCGCCAATCCGCAGTCGCCGACCGAGATGCTCGGCGGCGGCAGCACGCAGCTGGCCTCGGAGTACTACCAGCCGCGCATCGGCGGCGATCTCGCCGTCGCGACGGCGCTGTGCAAGGTGGTGATCGAGTCCGGCGCGGTCGACCACGCGTTCGTCGCCGCGCACACGCACGGCTACGACGACTTCGCCGCGACCGTGCGCGCGACGCAATGGGCCGCGCTGGAACGCGAATCGGGCCTGTCGCGCGCCGACCTCGAACAGGCCGGCCGCACTTACCTCGCCAGCGACGCCACCATCGTCTGCTGGGGCATGGGCATCACCCAGCATCCGCGCAGCGTCGCGACCATCCAGATGCTCGGCAACCTGCTGCTGTTGCGCGGCAACATCGGCAAGGCCGGCGCGGGGCCGTGCCCGGTGCGCGGGCACTCCAACGTGCAGGGCGATCGCACGATGGGCATCTACGAGCAGCCATCGCCCGCATTCCTCGACCGGCTCGGCGCGGCGTTCGACTTCACGCCGCCGCGCGCGCACGGCTACGACACCATCGCGGCGATCCAGGCCATGCACGACGGCCGCGCGAAGGTGTTCTTCGCGATGGGCGGCAACTTCGCCGCGGCCACGCCGGACACCGCGCACACGCACGAAGCGCTGCGGCGTTGCGACCTCACGGCGCACGTCAGCACCAAGCTCAACCGCTCGCACCTGGTGCACGGGCGCAATGCGCTGATTCTTCCGTGCCTGGGCCGGACCGAGATCGACCTGCAGGCCGAAGGCCCGCAGGCGGTGACGGTGGAGGATTCGATGAGCATGGTGCACCTGTCCTCGGGCATGAACCCGCCGGCGTCGACGCAGTTGATGTCCGAACCGGCGATCGTCGCGCATCTGGCCGCGGCGACGCTACCGAACAGCCGCACGCCGTGGCGCTGGCTGGTCGAGGACTACGACCGCATCCGCGACCGCATCGCGCAGGTGGTCGATGGCTTCGCCGGCTTCAACGCGCGCGTGCGCACCGACGGCGGCTTCCACCTGCACCATCCGGCGCGCGAGCGCATGTTCCCGACGAAGAGTGGCAAGGCGGGTTTCTATGCGCATGCGCTGGACACGCACGATGCGCAGTCCGACGTGCTGCAGCTGATGACCGTGCGTTCGCACGATCAGTACAACACCACCGTGTACGGCAAGGACGACCGCTATCGCGGCGTGCACGGCCTGCGCCGCGTGGTGTTCATCTCGCGCGCGGACCTGCAACGCCTGCAGCTTCGCGATGGCGAGCACGTCGACATCGGCACCGTGTGGCACGACGGCACCGATCGCGTCGTTCGCGATTTCCGCCTGGTCGAGTACGACATCCCGCCGGGCTGCCTCGCGGCGTA